TGCTATCTATGGGCTAAGCTAAAGTGTATTTGAATTTTGTGATCTCCTGAAGTGGGTGTCTTCTAAATTAGGTCTGTATACCACTACATCCTTAATGTTAGTGGTTTGTTGTCACGGATTTAGGCATTTTCTAAGCTCATGTGCGGCACTTTGACAACTCAAGGTGCTTGACGTTGTTAAGTCAAGCTTTTCCACCCACTTAACTAGCTAGGCTAAGTAATGCATATGATTTGGAAGTTAGGATGAGAACCAAAGAAACACTTAAAAAGGAAGTTTTGTATTGCACAAGGAAGCTTTACAATATTAGGAGAAGCTTTACAATATTAGGAAGCTCTcaacttgcttggtgccttggccaaatgaggcctcGTCCTATTTATAGACACCAATGGAATTCTTTAGAACCCACAAAGGTTCCACTCTACCCTAGAATTCTCCATACAAAGGCTATGTACAAGTATTTTACCATGggtatttttaggtttttttattaaatattgaatTGGCCTAGTGTAACACACGACTATGGTGGCTCTGGCAATGCATGTGAATAGAACAGGTATAATGTGGGGATCTCACCTAGATTTAACCGGGTTTCATGATGGTTATGGTAGCTTTTACCAGTGATTTTTCATGATGCAGTAAACAGAAGATTTGAGACCTCTGTAGCATCTGATTGTTAGTAAATTAATAAGGCCATGTTGCTTTGGTTTTAGTTTTGGTTATTTGTATCATCTCCTCAATGATCTCTACTTACTGTTGAATTGTGTTTACTCCAGTGTTCAAATTTCTCTTATTCATGAATAGTTTGATCATTTAATCATATCTTAATTTAATGGGCCTAGTTTTCGTGGAATTAgtgaaaatagttaccaaatattGAGATGTtgctctttattttcttcttgctATTTGAAATAGGTTTCGGGTTTCCAGGTCTGTATTGCttgtaagaaataaataaataaagacatGAATTGTTGTATAAAAAACTTAGATTTTCAGTCTTGTGTAACTAACCTTCTTAGGCCAGGAATGGCAAGCCCGACAAAGAGAGAAGACAAAGGAATTGCATCGAAGACGtcaagaggaagaggaagaagaggaaagAAAGGTAGAAGAATATCGTGAAATTGGCTTGCGGTTGAAGGGGTATCCAGAAGAGGAAgttaaaaaggcaaaaaaactGGTTTCCAGCTTTATCAGATCTGCTGAAGAAGTAGAAGAGGTGATCAGACATTATAATGTCAAAAGTTGTCCTCTTTATTGTTGGCTTCATTTTTCCGACTAAACCTCCTTAAAAGgagtgtgtttttatttttggtgaaaCCTGTTTGACACGATGGATTGTGAGAGAAAAGTGATACTCTGTTCATGTAGTGACAGGAATGTCAAGCATCAATAATGCGAAAGCCCCCCATTCTGGAAAGCCCTTAGGTTAATATGGCTGTCAGACATGCTATATAAGCATGATTAAATTTCCTTGGACCTGGCATGATGTGCTTTTTCATTACGGATATGGCCACAGATAAGGCTCTTCACTCGAAGCAGCTTGCCATTTTCTATATTCATTGTGAGGAGAAACTTCTTATGTGGCCTACTACATTTTTGTTCATCCTCATGCACCATTCATTGCGTGTTCCCGTAAAATGGCAATTCCAGTTGgaatttttgttgttattgATGTTCGTAACTTTTAGTTTGCTTTTTTTATATACAGAAAATTGAGGAAGCTGCTGAGAAAGGTGAACTTACTGAGCTTGTTCTAATGGTCATATGGAATCGCCTTGATCTCGCTCGACGTGACGTGAGTTTGTGCCTTCGATGCTCTTGTGTTTCTGTGGTTATTTTTTCAGATTATTGTATAAAACTAGGAATATCTGTAATTGATAACTGTCACTAGGATCAATCTCTTTAGTATGTGCGGTTCTTTTGGCTCTAATGTTTCAGTCTTAATGAAAATACaatattttgggaattaaaattTTGCCAGAATTTTGATTGTGGAACTTTGGGTTCAATAAAAGGCAAACCCTAACATTTGTTAGTGCCTTAAATATTATGAATTGAAATTTCTAGAATCAAAATCATGTCTCAAGATTAGGACCAATGTTAGATTCTTGAAATATAAGTAGCTTATATTTTAAGCTTCAGTGACATCATGATTTCTTGCTAGCTCAGGTGGACTTATTAAGAAATTATTGTTGTCACTGTTGCTGCTTCTCTCTTACCATTCATATATGCCACATGATGACAAGATCAGTAGGAGTTTTTAGAATTCTTTCCAGCATCTGCTTTTCCCAAAAGTACTAAACATTGTTTCTCTTAGTGGGATGCATCCATTCCCCCTGAGTTGTACTGACTCAgaaattttttacctttttttttccaggaTGAAAAGGATGCTGTTAGAAGTCTTGATCTCTTGTACAGGAGGGTTGAGGTATGCACTGttgatatttatttggtttAGGTATAGGATATATGCTAGTGGTTTGGAGTTAACATAAACTTCCAAATAATTAACTCTACTCTGCAATGACGGGTTTCCATCAAACATTTGAAGACCTTGGTCGTGCATTCCGGTTTCTAATATAAGTCTTAAAGCATTAGGGACATCTTTGCAAATATCAGCATGGTCATCTTTGTACCCATcttctattttgttaattttggcGCTGTCCATCTAGTTTGTACCACCATCTAGATAGCTTTCTATATCCTAATGTATGGGCAGTTTGTTACTTtggataaaatttgaaattattagaTGTCCAAACAAACTGTTAAAATTGTTTGAATTTCTTCCAAATTTAAACCTTTTAGTGTTTACATTCTTATGCCACCCTAATCAGTCACTACTCTTTAGAGCATACTTCCAGCCTACCTCATTATGCTCAATAATAGTAATTTAGCTTTTGAACTAATCCTCTGTATTCTAATTTTGGTTTctcatttacattttcttttttggtgggAATATGACGATCTAAATCTCATGCAATATTTTAGACAGAGATTTTGAAACGGGAGGCTAGTCCTGCCATGAGATTGCTCAACGATCTTTTGAATATGCACGATGGATTTGATGATGAGGGGTGGCTGAAGAAATGCAAAAAGTGTATGATTGATACCTTTCCTCGGGAGGATCCATTTAGTATTCTTGTTCCAGCAGGGTTCAACATTGATGAGGTATAAGGCAAATATGCAATTCTACAGCTTTCAGTTATATAGGGGAAAggatttatttatgaaatagcATTTGGAAAATAACAAGACTAACTCAAGGAACAACCAACTGAATTTATCTGTGCTGCACACATCCGTTCAAGATCAGAGTAGATGTTATATGTTATTTgttactttctaattttttgACAGCATCAAGGGAAACTGCGGCCACCACTGGAGGTAGATGACCCTCTTTTGAGGGTAGATTTTGTCCGTGAGGTTGATGCACTACTACAAGAGGTTCGCTCTGAACAAAGTGAAGCACAGAACGCTCAAGGGCTTGATCCTGAATCTGTTGCAAGCAGGTTGAAACAACAGGAGAAGCAACGGACAATACGCCAAGTAGAAGCTCTGTTAGATCTGGCCATTAATTTGAAATGGTAGCCAAACTataattcttctttttctagttCTTGTTTTGTTTGCTCTTCTGGTGTGGCCTTTCTTTAGTGGGTTTCTGTTATTATGAATAATCAAGTCAGGGTTCAAGGGCTGTcaccaaaataatataatcaaaggATGTATTTTCTTGGCATGTTCCTtcattttacccttttttttttatgtaaatgaTGCCAATATCAATTGCAGAGCATGGAACTGAGAAAACAGCCCTGAGCATCCTGAGAATGTATCTCAGTGTAGATACTGCAGGACCATGGAAAAGGTTACGCAAGTTCtgcaaaaaaaacaaatgtagtATACAATAAGATTGCAATAGTTTTTCTGCAGGATTTAGGTCTCTccatgggaaaaagaaaaaaggaacaaaaaaggGTACTATTGAGGGGTGTACAGGTGAACACAACAACAGCAGCATGGTTTATTGTACCATTATAATTCTGGGTAAGGGACAACCTATTGTGAGTTTAGATCACAATCCACGTTTGCATTgaggagaaaaaagaagaaagaaaagggcCTGAGGTACTATATGGATTTCAAACATCCAGGGTATTGGCTTCAAATAGAGCACAGCTATGAGACTCCATTTTATAAGTAACTAATCCAGATTTCTTCTTTAAGATGGCCTCACCATCTGCTGTGAAAAATCCTGGAAATGGAAGAGCTGTGTCAACTAACCGATGCCATACCATCCCTGTGGGAGGTGGGGGAAGAATTACTTTTACCGAGCGGTCAGCTGTATTGAAGGCAATGAACAAGTCACCCTTAATGCTTGAAGACTCAGAAGGCAGCAGCCCCTCCATGTTCTCAGCTTTCAATGTCATAGCCAGGAATTTGCTTGATGGGTCATCCCATCTTGGTGGAGACTGGTCGCTTCCATGCCAATCAATGCTTTCTTCTTTCAAGAAGCTCCTCCTCTGAAGAAGATCACTACGTCTCGATCTTAGCGAACTCAGAAATGAAATAAACTGAATGGTCTGAATTCCAAAACCAGTTTTGACAGAATTCCAATTGAAAGGTTTTCTGTCACCATATGCAGGTGAACCTCCAGAAGACTGGCCGCACTCATCTCCCATGTTAAGGATGGGAACACCCAAGGAAACGTACAAGATGAAGAGAAAATTACGAATTTGTTTAAGTCGCCTTTCCAGGACAGTGGTTTTATTTGTGGGGCCTTCTTCTCCACAATTCCAACTCAGTTCAGAAGCTAGCTCGCTGCTACTGAAGCTGACTAAGTCCACAAGAGGAAGTCCAAAGTTCTTGGTAGTAAAATTGAAGGAGAACGCTGGGCCTCGCCCATCCATGAAGATGTCCCCGCTCCCACAAAGCCGTGTTGCAAAGTCACTAAGTCCCTCACCCCTCAAAAAATTTCTTACATCATTGCAAAATCTTGTATTCATTTCTGCCCATCTCTTCCAATGTGGGAAACGAATTTCCTTTGGCAACATGTTTCGAGGATCCCAGCAATCTGCAATGATCTTGGTCTTTGAGAGTAATGGGTCAAAAGCAATAGTCTCAACCAAAGGAGGGCGAGACAAGTATTCACCATGAAACCCCCTCAACAGAGATGATGCATTTATGAAACAAAACCCATCTACATGAAACTCGGTTACCCAATATCGAAGACTATCCACAATCATCTGTTGGACAATGGAATAGTTACAATTCAAAGCATTTCTGATTCCTAAATCCGCATCCCCATTCACATAATAATAGCACGAGTCATCAATTCCCTGCAGTGCTCCACTCTCGGCGGTATGGGTGAAAACAACTTCCAGTAAGACCTCTATTCCATTGGCATGCAATCTCTTCACCATCTCCTTCACAGAATTAATAGTAGATACAGGGCCACTGGAAGGTCCATATACATTCATTGGTGAAAAGAAATGGAATGGGAAATACGGTCCTTTTTGCTCGTCAAATGAGAAAATGGGCTCTAACAAGACTGCATTCACTCCAAGATCTTTGAAATGGTGCAGCTTCTCCATCAGACCAGAGAAGGTCCCTGCAAGATCAGGAGCAACCTGACTGGACTCATCCTTGGTAAAGTGCATCACATTTAGCCGGTATACCACTAGTTTCTCTATTGGTATGCAAGGATGAACATCGTCATTCCAATTGAAAGCAGGTTCTTTCTGTAATTCTCCAAGACGTGGCTGAGGTTTAAGTCCATGATCATCAGAAAAGGAGTTCCTAATAAGCTTAGCATATGGATCCAAATGAACATGCTGTGTGTGCAACGTTTCTCCATTGTCCTGAAGATTAGCCTCCTTGCAGCGATACCCATAGCTCACAAATGGCCCAACACTTTCCATTGATGCATGCCAAATATCACCAGTTCGGTTGACATATGGATCAAGATCAATCTCTAAAGCAGGTTTGTCTGATGTGCCATCATACAAGCACAGAACCACACCACCTGCATTTCTTGAGAAAAAGGCAAAATTTGGAGAACCATCACTTGAGAAGGAGAGACCTAGAGGAGCTGGATACCCTCTACCAAAACCAACGGGGATGCAAAAATTTGTCTTCCTATGGCTTCTAATGTCTGAGCTACTCAAATCTGTATCTAATGTAGACTTCAGTAGAAATGAGAGATAGAAAGGGGCATGATTTGCTTCGAAGTCCAACTTGAGTGCAAAGCTGCCAGAAGATCTTTCCATGAATGGGATCTCAGTGGTATTGGATCCAACTTCTGGAACTGAATTCTGAAAATCCACAGGCATGAAACAAGAGGAGTTGGATCTGAAGACACCCCAACTCAGTATTAGCTTATTGTCGCTATTATAAAGTTGCAGGGATGAAACTTCAATAGACACTatgtatttcttatttttctttccaacaaTTACCTTCACTTGACCACCAATTTCAGTCAAAAATAGATAATTTAATCTGCTTTCTAGTTCTTCAATTTCAGTTGTAGAGTATCTGTTTTCAGTTTCTTCAATAGCAATGTGTGATGTAGCAGACACCTTCCAGTTAATATTCCGAAAACAATTTCTTGTGGCATTTTGAGCAACTACACCAAGAATTACCTTTCTTTCCAAATCCATTTTCTCCAAACCATGGGCGACCTTGTTTCCACAGATGTAATGGGTGGCAGCTACCAATTTAGACGAATCCCTTGCTCCACAGTTCACACAGCAGGGACGAATTACAAGTGATGGTATTAATGTTGTCATCTATCCTTGCAAAACTAGATAAACCCCAACAAAAAAGCCAAAGGACAAAATCCTTGTGATTTGTGAGGAAGGAGAAGAGTTTCCTACTGAGTTCTCAATGCTTCTCTGTTCAAGATAGGAAGAGTTAGTTTACTGCATGAATACCTCCAAAGCAGGCAACAATACTAAAGACTAAATTTAGCCTTTGTTCATTGATTGCATAAAAATTGGTTGAATTTTCACcacataagaaagaaagaagactAACTGAGAAGTTCTAACTTTATGCAGAGAACACATGCAACAATCAACAAATTTATCCACCCCGTGTGTTTAATATTACATTTGCTACCAAAAACACAATGAAGACTCAAATCCTATATAAACTACAACAAGCTGATTCAATTTCCATCCAACATCCAATCACCCCACAAAGGAAAAATTGAGAAGAGAGCAATTTGAACTTCCTACAATGCATTAAACTATCAAAACAATGGAAACAGTAAAACCCAAAACCCTCCCAGAATTGAGATTATAATGGGTTTTTGGAAACTACTACTATAACATGAATCATCAAATGATAAAACAATCTCCCCATCAACTAAACGAGAAAACTGAGTAATACCCAGTTCAGAAAAGAGGCAATTCATTCAAGAAACATGGAGAAATCCTTCCTTCCTCTACTGCATCAAATCATAAAAGCAATAAAATCCAGAAACCAAAAAGAATGCCcagaaaaatagagagagagaaaatcatACTCACATCATTCGATTCCCTTAGTGAGTGAATGCAGTGTGCGATTTTTGATCTTTCTGAGGGCCTCACAATTGAACTTTTTGGATGATATCATGACAGAGCTTGAGAGAAGAAGCTGTAAGTTATTGTGCCTCGCGCGTGCAGGGCAATTCATGGTCTATCAATACTGACCGTTGGATCTGGGGTCGTGTTCTGATGGAGGACACTGTGGACCTGAATGAGTGTGGGCCTGGGCCCCAATTTGAAACTTCCAGTCCTTATGCAGTCCTAATTGGGTTTGGGCCCACACTCACTATTGCAATTATGACAGAGCTTTTGCAATTATTTTAGTTGTCTTttcataatcaaataaataaagaatattttagattGGAGATAAAAGAAACCAAATCGTGAAGGCCCATTTAATGTACtttttattataatcaaattattgAGATAGAAGAGAATATCTTCAAGAAtcttttaaattacaaataaaatactttatatGAGGTTAAACgcttaaaaatattgaaaattttacaataattattatatatataacatatcattcttttttagacaagttttgatgataacaaatcataattaatttactaatgatttaaaattaaaaggcaTTTCTTAATTAAGGGAAAGTTCTTCCCAATCAAGGTTTAGACGAACTCCAACAGTCACTTGCAATGCAATTAATAGCCAACGATTGGTTAATCGATCAAACTGGAACTCGACTAGGAAGAATATGTTGGAACACTTTTTGGTACCTAAtattaaaaacctataaattgaaagctccattttatttataatatagaGAACACTTGTTATTAACTCCCTACCTACTTGTGTTTcattaaaagctctcattttctcttttttgtgcattgaatcctcatttgcaaaTCATTTAGTGCACCGTTGTTGCTCATCCAAGTGTAAAACCCTTACATGAGAGGAGCTTGAGGGGGTAGACGTAGGCAAGATTaaccgaaccactataaaatctatGTTTGTCTTATCTGTTcccttatctctttattttctttgctaTATTATTGTTTGTTAAAgagatttttggaaaaagttttgaaaaatccaaTTCATCCCCTTCTTGGGTGTTTTCTTTAATCAAAACTAGCTTTGTTTCACAAAAACagtttcaaaaatagttttgaaaaaataatttttgagaattgttttcaaaaacaattctttaatattttttttaaaataaagtctGTTTGTAAACTTAAAATGTTTAcaacttgttttttatgtttccaaacattttttaaaataaatttcatatgtagcactttatttttaattgttcttcatatttgttccattatttttataaaaaaatatatatagaacaAATGAAAACAGCTAAAATGTATTCTTAAAAAACCTTATTTTCTcctattaaacatgtttttctatttttctatttttagaacaattaaccaaaaaaaaccCCATATCTATTCATCTCTTGTTCTCCAAAATTGGATAAATCACATTTTGAAGTGTGAAAGTTAGATTGAAAGTTTTATCTCCacccctaatttttttttctttttatagaaaCCTTTGGCATAAATAAACAAGAGAGAGAGACTCACACCTGAGACTTCTAGTTAATCACAGTTTCTCATCCATGAAATTCTTATGTTTTAAGGGGCATTCAAGAGCAATGAATCTGCAGCATTTTTTCCTTCccataaatgattttaatttgaaaaagtcTCAAGGCAtttacaaaggaaaataaagaaaacaaagaatcaaCAAGCCTGGAATGGAATGGCAATGAGACCAGGCAGTTTAACCTTCAATTTCAGAACTCAACTCAGAACCATGTTTGCTACTTATATAAGAACTCCTCTTGGTAGCAACAAGAGGACTGTTCTCTTCCTCATCAATGACTTCTGGTCTCTCAAACTCACCACCTTTGAAAACTGGGTGAATGTAGGCATCCTGGAGATAGTTCTTCAAGTTCAGATTCGGTTCTGTGGCCCTCTCCAATGTATCCTTCACCATTGCCTCCTGTTATCAAATGGAAATATGCAAATGTCACTTCTCATGCAACTTATCCTGATAATGAAACTAGCTTCAACAAAGAAACagttatttggataaaaagtaTTCATGGCTGACCTGCAATGGGAATCTCACAAATGCTGATTCGAACCGCCCATTGCAGAATCTATGGAACCAGAAGGTCAACACAGGAAGGACAATGAGGAAGGGTGTtgactttgaaaaatctttggTGTTCAATAATCCCATCAGAAGAAGTTGAGATATCATC
Above is a genomic segment from Vitis riparia cultivar Riparia Gloire de Montpellier isolate 1030 chromosome 7, EGFV_Vit.rip_1.0, whole genome shotgun sequence containing:
- the LOC117918447 gene encoding protein PALE CRESS, chloroplastic, with product MEAKAFRLLCAPLPPSPHPTSTVGRITVPLKPSPFNSKPPSGAGVLRRSKNKEEQELYGLPKEYYDDEWQARQREKTKELHRRRQEEEEEEERKVEEYREIGLRLKGYPEEEVKKAKKLVSSFIRSAEEVEEKIEEAAEKGELTELVLMVIWNRLDLARRDDEKDAVRSLDLLYRRVETEILKREASPAMRLLNDLLNMHDGFDDEGWLKKCKKCMIDTFPREDPFSILVPAGFNIDEHQGKLRPPLEVDDPLLRVDFVREVDALLQEVRSEQSEAQNAQGLDPESVASRLKQQEKQRTIRQVEALLDLAINLKW
- the LOC117918446 gene encoding isoamylase 2, chloroplastic, whose amino-acid sequence is MTTLIPSLVIRPCCVNCGARDSSKLVAATHYICGNKVAHGLEKMDLERKVILGVVAQNATRNCFRNINWKVSATSHIAIEETENRYSTTEIEELESRLNYLFLTEIGGQVKVIVGKKNKKYIVSIEVSSLQLYNSDNKLILSWGVFRSNSSCFMPVDFQNSVPEVGSNTTEIPFMERSSGSFALKLDFEANHAPFYLSFLLKSTLDTDLSSSDIRSHRKTNFCIPVGFGRGYPAPLGLSFSSDGSPNFAFFSRNAGGVVLCLYDGTSDKPALEIDLDPYVNRTGDIWHASMESVGPFVSYGYRCKEANLQDNGETLHTQHVHLDPYAKLIRNSFSDDHGLKPQPRLGELQKEPAFNWNDDVHPCIPIEKLVVYRLNVMHFTKDESSQVAPDLAGTFSGLMEKLHHFKDLGVNAVLLEPIFSFDEQKGPYFPFHFFSPMNVYGPSSGPVSTINSVKEMVKRLHANGIEVLLEVVFTHTAESGALQGIDDSCYYYVNGDADLGIRNALNCNYSIVQQMIVDSLRYWVTEFHVDGFCFINASSLLRGFHGEYLSRPPLVETIAFDPLLSKTKIIADCWDPRNMLPKEIRFPHWKRWAEMNTRFCNDVRNFLRGEGLSDFATRLCGSGDIFMDGRGPAFSFNFTTKNFGLPLVDLVSFSSSELASELSWNCGEEGPTNKTTVLERRLKQIRNFLFILYVSLGVPILNMGDECGQSSGGSPAYGDRKPFNWNSVKTGFGIQTIQFISFLSSLRSRRSDLLQRRSFLKEESIDWHGSDQSPPRWDDPSSKFLAMTLKAENMEGLLPSESSSIKGDLFIAFNTADRSVKVILPPPPTGMVWHRLVDTALPFPGFFTADGEAILKKKSGLVTYKMESHSCALFEANTLDV